The Paracoccus sp. MC1862 genome includes a window with the following:
- a CDS encoding YggT family protein produces the protein MTTLFQALMLILDVLWFIMIAHIIMSWLINFDVLNLRQPLVRQIWDGLSRLLEPLYRPIRNILPDLGGLDLAPLVVFIGIIILQRALVNNAGFFLGY, from the coding sequence ATGACGACACTGTTTCAGGCGCTGATGCTGATCCTGGATGTGCTGTGGTTCATCATGATCGCGCATATCATCATGTCGTGGCTCATCAACTTCGACGTGCTGAACCTGCGCCAGCCGCTGGTGCGGCAGATCTGGGACGGGCTGTCGCGCCTGCTGGAACCGCTCTATCGCCCGATCCGCAACATCCTGCCGGATCTCGGGGGCCTGGACCTTGCGCCGCTGGTGGTCTTCATCGGCATCATCATCCTGCAGCGGGCTCTGGTGAACAACGCCGGGTTCTTCCTGGGCTACTGA
- the recQ gene encoding DNA helicase RecQ, with translation MPGDLLRQVWGFDGFRPGQQEIVEAVAKGRDVLAIMPTGGGKSLCFQLPALMREGVTVVISPLIALMRDQVRSLREAGVAAGALTSGNTEAESDEVYRALSEGSLKLLYMAPERLASGGTIPMLKRAGVTAIAVDEAHCVSQWGHDFRPDYLRVGDLRRALNVPLAAFTATADAETREEIVARLFDGRAPLTFLRGFDRPNIHLAFQPKDSPRRQIMDFASARRGQSGIIYCATRARTETLEAALNAAGIAAVAYHGGMEADLRREVEARFQREDGLVVTATVAFGMGIDKPDIRWVAHADLPKSIESYYQEIGRAGRDGAPAETLTLYGPDDIRLRRTQVDEGLAPPARKEADHGRLNALLGLAEAVACRRQHLLAYFGETAEPCGNCDLCDTPPEVFDATQPVRMALSAILRTGEWFGQGHIIDVLTGNVTDKITQRRHDKLPTFGVGKATSKAEWQAILRQMLGHDLIRPDPERHGGLRMTAAAHPVLRGETPVTLRRDLIRRAKPATVVRTQVDDEDAPLLSALKAKRRALAEAQRVPAYVIFPDRTLIEMAQARPSTLDEMARINGVGAKKLESYGAAFLSVIAGEIPAMHPARRALAGRASGALYDRLAETAQRLARGENGTGKPLSLTASQLRRIAEDRPRDLSRYLDAARLDRFGAAFAQEIAAD, from the coding sequence ATGCCGGGGGACTTGCTGCGGCAGGTCTGGGGCTTCGACGGATTCCGCCCCGGCCAGCAGGAGATCGTCGAGGCCGTGGCCAAAGGCCGCGACGTGCTGGCGATCATGCCCACAGGCGGCGGCAAGTCGCTGTGCTTCCAGTTGCCGGCGCTGATGCGCGAGGGCGTGACGGTGGTGATCTCTCCGCTGATCGCCCTGATGCGGGACCAGGTGCGGAGCTTGCGCGAGGCGGGGGTGGCTGCGGGCGCGCTGACATCGGGGAACACCGAGGCGGAAAGCGACGAGGTTTATCGGGCGCTGTCCGAAGGCAGCCTCAAGCTGCTCTACATGGCGCCCGAGCGGCTCGCGTCCGGCGGGACCATCCCCATGCTGAAGCGCGCGGGCGTCACCGCCATCGCCGTGGACGAGGCGCATTGCGTCAGCCAGTGGGGCCACGACTTCCGCCCCGACTACCTGCGCGTGGGCGACCTGCGCCGCGCGCTGAACGTGCCGCTGGCCGCCTTTACCGCCACCGCGGATGCGGAAACGCGCGAGGAGATCGTCGCGCGCCTGTTCGATGGCCGCGCGCCCCTGACCTTTCTGCGCGGCTTCGACCGGCCGAACATCCATCTGGCCTTCCAGCCCAAGGACAGCCCGCGCCGCCAGATCATGGACTTCGCCAGCGCCCGCCGCGGCCAGTCCGGCATCATCTACTGCGCCACCCGCGCCAGGACCGAGACGCTGGAAGCCGCGCTGAACGCCGCCGGCATCGCGGCCGTCGCCTATCACGGCGGGATGGAGGCCGACCTGCGCCGTGAGGTCGAGGCGCGTTTCCAGCGCGAGGACGGGCTGGTCGTCACCGCCACCGTCGCCTTCGGCATGGGCATCGACAAGCCCGACATCCGCTGGGTGGCGCACGCCGACCTGCCGAAGTCGATCGAATCCTACTATCAGGAAATCGGCCGCGCGGGCCGCGACGGGGCACCTGCGGAAACGCTGACCCTCTACGGTCCCGACGACATCCGCCTGCGTCGGACGCAGGTTGACGAGGGCCTCGCGCCGCCCGCCCGGAAGGAAGCCGACCACGGCCGCCTGAATGCCCTGCTTGGTTTGGCGGAAGCCGTGGCCTGCCGCCGCCAGCACCTGCTCGCCTATTTCGGGGAAACCGCCGAGCCCTGCGGCAACTGCGACCTGTGCGACACCCCGCCCGAGGTCTTCGATGCGACCCAGCCCGTCCGCATGGCCCTGTCGGCGATCCTGCGGACGGGCGAGTGGTTCGGGCAAGGGCACATCATCGACGTGCTGACCGGCAATGTCACCGACAAGATCACCCAGCGCCGCCATGACAAGCTGCCGACCTTCGGGGTGGGGAAGGCCACGTCCAAGGCGGAATGGCAGGCGATCCTGCGGCAGATGCTGGGCCACGACCTGATCCGCCCCGACCCCGAGCGCCACGGCGGTCTGAGGATGACAGCCGCCGCCCATCCGGTGCTGCGCGGCGAAACCCCCGTCACCCTGCGCCGCGACCTGATCCGGCGCGCGAAACCCGCCACCGTCGTCCGCACCCAGGTCGATGACGAGGATGCGCCGCTTCTGTCGGCGCTGAAAGCCAAACGGCGGGCGCTGGCCGAGGCGCAGCGGGTGCCCGCCTATGTCATCTTCCCCGACCGCACGCTGATCGAGATGGCGCAGGCGCGGCCCTCGACACTGGACGAGATGGCCCGCATCAACGGCGTGGGTGCCAAGAAGCTGGAAAGCTATGGCGCGGCGTTCCTGTCGGTCATCGCGGGCGAGATCCCCGCCATGCACCCCGCGCGCCGGGCGCTGGCGGGCCGCGCCTCGGGCGCGCTTTACGACCGGCTGGCTGAAACCGCCCAGCGGCTCGCCCGCGGCGAGAACGGCACCGGAAAGCCCCTGTCGCTGACAGCCAGCCAGTTGCGCCGCATTGCCGAGGATCGGCCGCGCGATCTGTCGCGCTATCTGGATGCCGCAAGGCTCGACCGCTTCGGCGCGGCCTTCGCGCAAGAGATCGCGGCGGACTGA